The genomic region ATTCTCTCCGTGATTAATCAAATATACATTTCATCTAGGAAACCAACTCGACACAATGAGGACTAATCTAATATATTGGAAAAGGCCGGAACGACCTGAACCAGCTACGGAATCCCATCATGAAGATCATTAGACTCAGCCTCTTAATCCTACTTAGTTGGAGTCTGATTGCCTGTTCCCCATTTACCATCTCCACCGACTACAACCCCGCTCTGGATACTCAACACTGGCAAGGTTTTCAATGGCAGCTAGATGAGATCTCCAGCAAAGATCCTTACGATAATGACTTAATCCGCAAGCGAATTGTTCAGGCGATGAATCAACAACTGACGGCTAAAGGATTTCAGCTCTCGGATACGCCACACACCGACTTCACTGTGTCCTACTTCTTTTTGGTGGAACCCAGATTAGACGTTCATCGATTCTACAACCACCGCTGTCCCTGGGTTGGCTGTCAGGATTACCGCTTCGAGACCTTTGTCAGCGAATACCAGTTCGGCTCAATCATCATTGATATAAAGAATGGCAAGAGTGGTGAACTCGAATGGCGTGGTATTGTAGGATCACGCATCACAGAAGGGGCCACACCAGAAGAACGGGAAGAAACGATTGAGCAGGCAATCAATGAACTGATGCTGGCGTTTCCACCAACACCAAAGATTGTGCATTGAAAACAGCTATAAGTTTCGCCAAGAGAAACTTATAGGGAGAACAAACCAGCACATTATTGGATTCTAAGAACGCCGAAAAAGGGACTGAATCTTACCGCTTGCGCTTCTTACGTTTAGCTGCTTTTTCAGCCTTCTCGGCTTCTTTCTGGGCACGCAGTTCTTCCATCTTCACTTCTTCAGCCTCAATCATTGCAGGGGTTTCGAAGGTCAGTTGACCCAAGGTGCCGGCACGCAGTTCATTCAAAAGAATCTCGGAGGCTTTGTGAAGATCCACCATGCCGCCCGAACGACGACAGCCGCGCTTGTGACCGATGGCTTCCAGCAATTCCAGATCACTGCCTGGCAGCTCGTCGAGTTTGTAACGCTCAACCACCCGATCCGGATACGCCTGAAGCAGATAGGCACAGGCGTACATAGCCACGTCTTCAAATTCCATCGCGGTGTTTTTAACCGCACCGGTGACAGCCAGTCGGTAGCCACTGTCCGGATTTTCGAATTTTGGCCATAGAATCCCCGGTGTGTCTGAAAGCAGAATACCGTTACCCAAGTTGATCTTTTGCTGACGCTTGGTTACCGCCGGTTCGTTGCCCACTTTGGCGATGACCTTTCCGGCCAGGGTATTGATCAGGGTGGACTTCCCTACGTTCGGAATGCCCATGATCATTGTGCTGATGGGTTTGAAGGAGCTTTCTTTCTCCGGCACCAATTTTCGGCACAGATCCATAATCTGACGCGCTTGCGAGGGTTCTTCAGCCGTTAGCGCCAGCGTCTTTACACCTTTTTCCTGCTCTAGATAGGTTTGCCATTCGCGGGTTTTCTCCGGATCGGCCAAATCACTTTTATTGAGGATCTTGATGCAGGGTTTCTCTCCACGGAGCGAAGGCACCATAGGGTTATTGCTGCTGTAGGGAATGCGGGCATCCAATACTTCAATCACCAGATCCACCTGCGGCATGAT from Litoribrevibacter albus harbors:
- the ylqF gene encoding ribosome biogenesis GTPase YlqF, with the protein product MAIQWYPGHMHKAQKEIRQIMPQVDLVIEVLDARIPYSSNNPMVPSLRGEKPCIKILNKSDLADPEKTREWQTYLEQEKGVKTLALTAEEPSQARQIMDLCRKLVPEKESSFKPISTMIMGIPNVGKSTLINTLAGKVIAKVGNEPAVTKRQQKINLGNGILLSDTPGILWPKFENPDSGYRLAVTGAVKNTAMEFEDVAMYACAYLLQAYPDRVVERYKLDELPGSDLELLEAIGHKRGCRRSGGMVDLHKASEILLNELRAGTLGQLTFETPAMIEAEEVKMEELRAQKEAEKAEKAAKRKKRKR
- a CDS encoding DUF4136 domain-containing protein, with product MKIIRLSLLILLSWSLIACSPFTISTDYNPALDTQHWQGFQWQLDEISSKDPYDNDLIRKRIVQAMNQQLTAKGFQLSDTPHTDFTVSYFFLVEPRLDVHRFYNHRCPWVGCQDYRFETFVSEYQFGSIIIDIKNGKSGELEWRGIVGSRITEGATPEEREETIEQAINELMLAFPPTPKIVH